In the genome of Vibrio ziniensis, the window CACTGGTGGTGGCGGTAATTGCAAGAAGAAACCTTGTTCATCCAGCGATGCTTTGACTTTTTCCACATTTACCTGAGCTAACTGGCGAGATTCCAAATTCACCAACATAACAAATATCGGTTTACCAAAAGTCTGTATTAGCGCTTCTGGAATCTGTGAGAAATCATCTCTTTTAGGAATATAGAGATAGGTGCCTTCTTTCTTAGGACTTTTGTAGATAGAACAAAGCATGATGAGCCTTTTATTGTAAATAACACGTACTAATGACGAGTTTTGTCTAGGAATGGTCAAGATTATACAAAAATACGACCAATTCACTTAATTAACCGCAAGATAACTTGCTGAGCTTGGGCACTGAATATAACATGACACCCCTAGTCTCAGGCAACGTCTAGCCAAGAGTTTATGAGGTCAATGCTTCAATGTCTAATACACCTGACCTAAAAGGTAGTAGTTTCACTTTGTCAGTTTTACACCTTTCTGACAATCACATCTCAAACACTATAGATTTTCTCAAACAAAAAATCGGCCAAGCACCTGCATTTTTTGCTAATGCTCCTATTGTCATCAATATTGCAAAAGTCGAAGGAGACATCGATTTTGTGCAACTGAAAAATGGTCTTAGCGACGCGAATTTTGTCCCTGTAGGCGTTTCTGGTTGCAAAAATAGGCGCAGTCAAACACTGGCTTCTGAAGCAGGTTTTGCTGTAATGACGGCCAGTAATAATCCAACTAATGTGCCTGCTCAAATAGCTCCGACCAAGGTTGTGCGCACGCCTGTCCGTTCTGGTCAACAGGTATATGCAAAAGATGGTGACTTAGTAATCCTTAATCATGTCAGTGCTGGCGCGGAAGTGATTGCCGATGGTTCAATCCATATTCACGGAACACTGCGTGGACGAGCGATTGCGGGCGCGAACGGTCAAAAAGAAGCGCGTATTATTTGTCACGATTTACAAGCCGAGCTAGTTTCCATCGCTGGAAATTATTGGCTTAGCGATCAGATTGAAAGTGAGTTTTGGCAGCAGAAAGTCATGCTGAGTATGCATGATGACTCACTCCTGTTTGAATCTCTCGCAATTTAAGTTTTAAAGGAAATAATAAAAATGGCACGCATTATTGTCGTAACGTCGGGTAAAGGCGGTGTGGGAAAAACTACATCAAGCGCAGCGATTGCGTCAGGCCTAGCCTTAAAAGGTAAGAAAACGGCAGTTATCGATTTCGATATCGGTCTACGTAATCTTGATTTAATTATGGGCTGTGAGCGCCGAGTTGTTTATGATTTCGTCAACGTTATCAACGGGGAAGCTACACTAAACCAAGCGCTTATTAAAGATAAACGCAACGAAAATCTCTTCATTCTCCCAGCGTCACAAACTCGTGACAAAGATGCGCTAACTAAAGACGGAGTGCAGCGTGTATTTGATGAGTTAAAAGCAATGAACTTTGAATTCATCATCTGTGATTCTCCAGCGGGTATCGAACAAGGTGCTTTAATGGCACTTTACTATGCGGATGAAGCGATCGTGACCACCAACCCAGAAGTGTCTTCGGTTCGTGACTCAGACCGAATTCTCGGCATTCTTGATTCTAAATCACTACGTGCAGAACAAAACTTAGAACCGATCAAACAACACCTGCTTTTAACGCGTTACAACCCAGCACGCGTGAACCTAGGTGAGATGCTCAGTGTTCAAGACGTTGAAGAGATCCTTCATGTTCCACTATTAGGTGTCATTCCTGAGAGCCAGGCAGTATTAAATGCCTCAAATAAAGGTGTACCTGTGATTTTTGACGAGCAATCGGATGCTGGTCAGGCATACGATGACACAGTAGCACGTCTGCTTGGTGAGGAAGTTGAGTTCCGATTTCTAACCGAGCCGAAGAAAGGCATCTTTAAACGACTTTTTGGGGGCTAAATAGCGGCTATGTCTTTACTAGAATTTTTCAAACCACAGAAAAAAACATCAGCAAGTTTAGCGAAAGAACGTTTACAGATTATTGTTGCAGAGCGTCGTAGCCAAAACGACCCAGCGCCAACCTATTTACCGCAACTCAAAGACGATATTCTCAAGGTAATTGCAAAATATGTGAACATTGACCCGTCAATGGTTGAGCTCTCTTTCGAACATAAAGATGATGATATCTCAGTATTGGAGTTGAACGTCAAACTCCCTGACGAAGAAAGATAATGGAGTTACTGACAAAGTAACCCTCATTAACAAATCAGCCGACTCTTCAATGTCGGCTGTTTATTTTTAATGCAGAAAAACTTTGTGTTTAATCCACCAGCTTTTCTAAACGTTCACCAAGAATAGGTAAACGCCACCCACTCATCACGTCAGGCAAATGTTCTGGATCTCGCTGGTCATTCCAAACCCAACTTAATAGTTGATTGAGCTGTTTTTTGGACGCTAAAAATTCAGTCGCTAACCCTGTTGTTTGAGATACAGCTTTCACTTCGTCTTTTAGCTTCTTAAACAACTGCTTGTAACCCGGATAATCCATCAAAGGTACGATTTTCTCAGGGTACTGATCTTCGGGTGTTTGCATCGCGTCTTTTACGATTTGAATCAGCTTAGTACTGTGGCGACGAACGGCATGTGGGTCTACCCCTTCTTCAATCATGCGTTTTGAACTACGCAGAGCCAAACGAGCAATGGTCAGCAGTTCGTTTTCACGTACCACAAAGTTCAATGCTAAATCGCGTTTCACCGCTTCATGATAACGCCATGTTGCCAAAGGTTTTAAGATTGCTAACTCTTTTGGTCTTAGTTGCCAAGCACCCTTAATATCCAAATAGACGTTATCAGGGTTGACTGATTTGATGCGCTTTTCAACTAACAATTCCGACTCTTGCTGCGCCGCATACCACCAATCGACTTGAGTCACTTTTTCTAGCAGTTGTTCATACATAGGCTGTAAATAGAAGACATCGGCTGCGGCATAATCAAGTTGCTTTTGTGATAAAGGACGCGCAAGCCAGTCAGTACGAGATTCACTTTTATCTAACTCAACACCCAATAAATCCTTCACCAAAGAAGCAAAGCCTGTTGAAAGACCGTAGCCAAGAAAAGCAGCCATCACTTGGGTGTCTACCATAGGGAATGGAACGCAACCAAAGGCATTCTGGAACACTTCCAAATCTTCACCGCAAGCATGTAGTACTTTTAATACAGAAGTATCTTGAAGTAACTGCGTAAACGGCGACATATCATCCAAGCTGAGAGGGTCAATCAGAGAGAGATTCTCACCGTCAAACAACTGGATAAGACCTAACTGCGGAAAATAAGTACGCGTACGGACAAATTCGGTATCGAGCATAACGACATCTGCGTCTCGCGCTAATAAGCACACACGTTCTAACTCGTTAAACTGGGTAATAATTTGATAATTCACAAATGGCTCACTATGAGTTTCCCTATTCGGCATCAGCATGATCTCCACGGGAACAAAAATGCCGACGGTTTAGGTCGGCATTGTAACATCAATAAATGTCGTTTTACGCACTTTTAGCTAATGTAGCTTCGTTCTCTTCTCGCAATACGCGGCGAAGGATCTTACCAACGTTCGTTTTTGGTAGTTCATCTCTGAACTCAACAAGCTTAGGAACTTTATAGCCCGTTAAATATTCACGACAGTGCTCAATCACATCTTCTTTAGTTAGGCTCGGGTCACGCTTAACCACAAAAATTTTAACCACTTCGCCAGAGATTTCATGTGATTGACCAATCGCAGCGACTTCAAGCACTTTACCATGCAGCGCAACTACATCTTCGATTTCATTCGGATAAACGTTAAAACCGGATACCAGAATCATGTCTTTCTTACGGTCAACAATATGCAGCAAGTAATTCTCGTCAAATTTTACGATATCACCTGTTGATAGCCAGCCATCTTCATCCAACACTTCTTTCGTCGCTTCAGGACGCTGCCAGTAACCTTGCATGACCTGTGGACCACGAACTTGCAACTCACCCACTTGGTCATTCGGAAGCACTTTGCCTTCATCATCGATGATACGAACTTCCGTTGAAGGCACAGGTAAACCAATAGCCCCAGTGTATTCAGAAAGATCGTATGGGTTGCCCGTAACTAACGGAGCACACTCAGTTAGGCCGTAACCTTCAAGCAAATGGATACCCGTGATCTTTTGCCATTTTTCTGCCACAGCACGCTGCACAGCCATGCCACCGCCAACAGAAAGCTTTAGATTGGTGAAATCCAGCTCATGGAAATCTTCATTGTTTACCAATGCATTGAACAGAGTATTTACACCGG includes:
- a CDS encoding YcgL domain-containing protein, with the protein product MLCSIYKSPKKEGTYLYIPKRDDFSQIPEALIQTFGKPIFVMLVNLESRQLAQVNVEKVKASLDEQGFFLQLPPPPVNLLEQHKERKAQNNS
- the minC gene encoding septum site-determining protein MinC; translation: MSNTPDLKGSSFTLSVLHLSDNHISNTIDFLKQKIGQAPAFFANAPIVINIAKVEGDIDFVQLKNGLSDANFVPVGVSGCKNRRSQTLASEAGFAVMTASNNPTNVPAQIAPTKVVRTPVRSGQQVYAKDGDLVILNHVSAGAEVIADGSIHIHGTLRGRAIAGANGQKEARIICHDLQAELVSIAGNYWLSDQIESEFWQQKVMLSMHDDSLLFESLAI
- the minD gene encoding septum site-determining protein MinD — its product is MARIIVVTSGKGGVGKTTSSAAIASGLALKGKKTAVIDFDIGLRNLDLIMGCERRVVYDFVNVINGEATLNQALIKDKRNENLFILPASQTRDKDALTKDGVQRVFDELKAMNFEFIICDSPAGIEQGALMALYYADEAIVTTNPEVSSVRDSDRILGILDSKSLRAEQNLEPIKQHLLLTRYNPARVNLGEMLSVQDVEEILHVPLLGVIPESQAVLNASNKGVPVIFDEQSDAGQAYDDTVARLLGEEVEFRFLTEPKKGIFKRLFGG
- the minE gene encoding cell division topological specificity factor MinE produces the protein MSLLEFFKPQKKTSASLAKERLQIIVAERRSQNDPAPTYLPQLKDDILKVIAKYVNIDPSMVELSFEHKDDDISVLELNVKLPDEER
- the rnd gene encoding ribonuclease D, which produces MNYQIITQFNELERVCLLARDADVVMLDTEFVRTRTYFPQLGLIQLFDGENLSLIDPLSLDDMSPFTQLLQDTSVLKVLHACGEDLEVFQNAFGCVPFPMVDTQVMAAFLGYGLSTGFASLVKDLLGVELDKSESRTDWLARPLSQKQLDYAAADVFYLQPMYEQLLEKVTQVDWWYAAQQESELLVEKRIKSVNPDNVYLDIKGAWQLRPKELAILKPLATWRYHEAVKRDLALNFVVRENELLTIARLALRSSKRMIEEGVDPHAVRRHSTKLIQIVKDAMQTPEDQYPEKIVPLMDYPGYKQLFKKLKDEVKAVSQTTGLATEFLASKKQLNQLLSWVWNDQRDPEHLPDVMSGWRLPILGERLEKLVD